TTCGGCGCCGGACTGCGCTGGGCGGGAGTCTCGCTGGCGGCACTCGGTTTCACGCTGCGCGTTTCGGCCATCGCGCGACTCGGAAGCCGCTTCGCACCTGAGGCCGTGGTGCAGCGCGATCATCAGATCGAGACGCACGGCCCCTACCGCGTGATCCGGCATCCGGGGTACCTCGGCGCATGGCTCACGGCACTCGGCGGCCTCATGGCGTTCGCAAGCTCGCTCGCGATGCCGCTGCTCGTACTGTTCGCGTGGCTGCTGGCGACCCGCGCACGCACCGAGGACGCGCTGCTCGAGCGCCACTTCGGCGAGACATTTCGCGCCTACCGCGACCGCACCGGAGCCTTCCTGCCGCGACTCGGGCGTTGAGCGACCGACGTTTCACCACCTCGAGCGGACGAGGTGTTCGGGTTCAGCAGCGCACAACCGGTGCGAATCCGGCGCGCACCGCTTGGCAGTCTGCGGGCGCTTGGCTATTGTGCGCTCGTGCGACTCGCCTACCACATGATCGCTTCGCCCGTCGGCCTGCTGTTCCTGGCCGGCAGCGACCGCGGCGTCTGCCATCTCGAGTTCATGGATCGCAAGAGCTTGAAGCGGGTGATCGCGGGTCACTCTCCGCTGCACCCGGGCGCGACCTGGACTCCCTCGCTGCTCGAGCTGAAACCGGTGGTGGATCAGGTCGAGGCGTACTTCAACGGTGGCCTGGTCG
The window above is part of the Candidatus Eisenbacteria bacterium genome. Proteins encoded here:
- a CDS encoding isoprenylcysteine carboxylmethyltransferase family protein yields the protein MPRPPLAARLAIAVAVSSLDAGLLALALGGIRQFIAHPQAVALAVVWALLGLLLAALQPVRSSDAVAADRDAPWRFALLGLLPFLIPPLSALADARGWMPLPFGAGLRWAGVSLAALGFTLRVSAIARLGSRFAPEAVVQRDHQIETHGPYRVIRHPGYLGAWLTALGGLMAFASSLAMPLLVLFAWLLATRARTEDALLERHFGETFRAYRDRTGAFLPRLGR